The Amycolatopsis sp. QT-25 genomic sequence CTCGCCGACATGTTCTCGGGCATCGACTTCGTCCCGGGCCGGCGCATCGACCTCGACGCCGTCGGCCAGATCCTGCTGTGGGTGCTGCTGCTCTACATCGTGGCGTCGTTCTTCTCGTTGCTGCAGGCCAGGCTGACCACGAACCTGGTCCAGCGGGCGGTGTTCGACCTGCGGGAGCGGATCGAGGAGAAGTTCGCCAGGCTCCCGCTGAGCTACTTCGACCGCCAGCCGCGCGGTGAGGTGCTGAGCCGGGCGACCAACGACATCGACAACCTCGCGCTCTCCCTGCAGCAAACACTGGCGCAGATCGTGTCTTCCCTGCTGATGGTCGTCGGCGTGCTCGCGATGATGTTCGTCATCTCACCGGTACTGGCGTTGGTCGCGCTGCTTTCGGTGCCGGCTTCGGTGCTCGTCGCGGCCAAGATCGGCAAGAAGGCGCAACCGCAGTTCATCAAGCAGTGGTCCACCACCGGGCGGCTCAACGCGCATATCGAGGAGATGTACACCGGGCATTCACTGGTCAAGGTGTTCGGCCGCCGCGAGGAGGCCGAAGAGGTCTTCCGCGAGCACAACGACACGCTCTACGGCGCGAGCTTCAAGGCGCAGTTCATCTCGGGCACCATCCAGCCCGCGATGATGTTCATCGGCAACCTGAGCTACGTGCTGGTGGCCGTGATCGGTGCGCTGCGGGTGGCGTCCGGGACGCTGTCGCTCGGCGACGTCCAGGCCTTCATCCAGTACTCGCGGCAGTTCAGCCAGCCGGTCACGCAGATCGCCAGCATGGCGAACCTGCTGCAGTCCGGGATCGCGTCCGCGGAGCGGGTCTTCGCGTTGCTCGACGCGGACGAGCAGGAACCCGAGCCCGCCGAGCCCGCGCGGGTGGAGAAGCTCCGCGGCCAGGTCGAGTTCGAGCACGTGTCGTTCCGGTACGCCGAGGACACGCCGCTCATCGAAGACCTGTCGCTCACCGTCGAGCCGGGGCACACCGTGGCCATCGTCGGGCCGACCGGCGCGGGGAAGACCACACTGGTCAACCTGCTCATGCGGTTCTACGAGCTCGACGGCGGCCGCATCACCCTCGACGGTGTCGACATCGCCGGGATGGACCGTGAGGATCTGCGGGCCAAGACCGGCATGGTGCTGCAGGACGCGTGGCTGTTCGGCGGCACCATCGCGGAGAACATCGCCTACGGTTCCACGGGCGCCACGCAGGAGGAGATCGTGGCGGCGGCCAAGGCGACCCACGTCGACCGGTTCGTCCGGACCCTTCCCGACGGCTACGACACGGTGATCGACGACGAGGGCGGCACGGTCAGCACCGGTGAGAAACAGCTGATCACCGTCGCGCGGGCGTTCCTGGCGAAACCCGCGATCCTCATCCTCGACGAGGCCACCAGCTCGGTCGACACCCGCACCGAGGTGCTGATCCAGCGGGCGATGAACTCGCTGCGCGAGGGCCGGACGAGTTTCGTCATCGCGCACCGGCTCTCCACGATCCGCGACGCGGACGTGATCCTGGTGATGGAAAACGGCTCGATCGTCGAACAGGGCGATCACGAAACGCTGCTGCTCACCGGGGGCGCGTACTCGCGGCTCTACGCCGCGCAGTTCGCGGAGGCGCTGGCCGAAACCGAGTGAGCCGACTCGGCACGAAGGCCCCTTTTCCTGCTTCCACCGTGGGAAAAGGGGCCTTCATCGCACAGGAAGACCGTGAACGGCGCTAGGCTTGCGTGACCCGACCCGGAAAGGGGTGCGCTGGCCGACCATGGCGGAGAAACTCGGCGACTACCGCCGTAAGCGCAGACCGGGGCGGACACCCGAACCCCTTCCCGATCGCGATGGGGAGACCGGGGCCGACGATCTCTTCGTCATCCAGGAACACCACGCGAGCAGCCTGCACTGGGACATCCGGCTCGAACGAGGCGGAGTGCTGGTCTCGTGGGCGGTGCCGAAAGGCCTGCCGATGTCGCCCGATCTCGAACGGCTCGCCGTGCACACCGAAGACCACCCGATGGAATACCTGACCTTCGAAGGCGAGATACCCGCCGGCGAATACGGTGGCGGCACCATGACGATCTGGGACACCGGCCGGTACGAAACGCTGCACTTCAACGACTACAAGGTCGAGGTCGTCTTCCACGGCGAACGGGCACGCGGGAAATACCTGTTCCTCAATGTGAAGAAG encodes the following:
- a CDS encoding ABC transporter ATP-binding protein produces the protein MGGQPAEKALDFKGSLNRLLRLLRPQRAMLYGILMFGVVSVALSVIGPKILGMATDLVFAGVVAKDMPSGLSKDQVIAGLRAEGDNTLADMFSGIDFVPGRRIDLDAVGQILLWVLLLYIVASFFSLLQARLTTNLVQRAVFDLRERIEEKFARLPLSYFDRQPRGEVLSRATNDIDNLALSLQQTLAQIVSSLLMVVGVLAMMFVISPVLALVALLSVPASVLVAAKIGKKAQPQFIKQWSTTGRLNAHIEEMYTGHSLVKVFGRREEAEEVFREHNDTLYGASFKAQFISGTIQPAMMFIGNLSYVLVAVIGALRVASGTLSLGDVQAFIQYSRQFSQPVTQIASMANLLQSGIASAERVFALLDADEQEPEPAEPARVEKLRGQVEFEHVSFRYAEDTPLIEDLSLTVEPGHTVAIVGPTGAGKTTLVNLLMRFYELDGGRITLDGVDIAGMDREDLRAKTGMVLQDAWLFGGTIAENIAYGSTGATQEEIVAAAKATHVDRFVRTLPDGYDTVIDDEGGTVSTGEKQLITVARAFLAKPAILILDEATSSVDTRTEVLIQRAMNSLREGRTSFVIAHRLSTIRDADVILVMENGSIVEQGDHETLLLTGGAYSRLYAAQFAEALAETE